Proteins from a genomic interval of Apium graveolens cultivar Ventura unplaced genomic scaffold, ASM990537v1 ctg1513, whole genome shotgun sequence:
- the LOC141699932 gene encoding eukaryotic initiation factor 4A-6-like: MDKTDKEARLGVLENELENAKQGNLTISQFFLKIKNLCFEIAKLDPEKLISEARLRCIVGLAKKRADFAADNDEESDLNASKKAKDEEDMAGYVPEASQSSANVTEPHFSNPLESLESLLSFDQESIMKWKMKNGRAEYIYYIFRLLPPNIQVVVFSATMPPEALKFTRKFMKKPVRIILKQNEPTLDGTKHFYVDVVKEEWKLETLCDLYETFAITQSIIFVDTRYELITQQTKIVWLTDKMRSRDHTVSATHADMDQNTRDIIMREFRSGSSRVLITTDHLARGLDVEQVSIVFNYDLPTEPEKYLYRTGRGGRIERKVVAINFVTEDDEMMLVDIQKFYNLVIEELPANVGYFL; this comes from the exons ATGGATAAAACTGATAAAGAGGCTCGATTAGGTGTGTTAGAAAATGAGCTAGAAAATGCTAAGCAAGGTAATCTGACAATATCTCagtttttcttaaaaattaagaATCTGTGCTTTGAGATTGCTAAGCTAGACCCTGAGAAGCTGATTTCTGAAGCTCGGTTAAGGTGCATTGTT GGCTTAGCCAAGAAGAGGGCTGATTTTGCAGCTGATAATGATGAAGAAAGTGATTTAAATGCAAGCAAGAAGGCAAAGGATGAAGAAG ACATGGCTGGCTATGTGCCAGAAGCGTCTCAAAGTAGTGCAAATGTAACTGAGCC ACATTTCTCGAATCCATTAGAATCTTTAGAATCTTTATTATCTTTCGACCAAGAAAGTATCATGAAGTGGAAGATGAAGAATGGAAGAGCTGAATAT ATATATTATATCTTCCGGCTGCTACCTCCTAATATTCAGGTAGTAGTTTTCTCTGCCACCATGCCTCCCGAGGCTCTTAAATTCACAAGGAAATTCATGAAGAAGCCCGTGAGGATTATTTTAAAGCAAAATGAACCCACACTTGATGGTACCAAACATTTTTATGTTGATGTTGTCAAGGAGGAATGGAAACTAGAAACACTTTGTGATCTTTATGAAACTTTTGCCATTACACAGAGTATCATTTTCGTCGATACCAgat atgagctgatTACTCAACAAACCAAGATTGTTTGGCTGACTGACAAAATGCGCAGCCGTGATCACACAGTGTCTGCCACTCATGCAGACATGGATCAGAATACTAGAGATATAATTATGCGAGAATTCCGTTCTGGTTCTTCTCGAGTGCTCATTACCACTGATCACCTGGCTCGTGGTCTAGATGTCGAACAAGTGTCAATTGTTTTCAACTATGATCTGCCAACTGAGCCTGAGAAATACCTTTATCGAACTGGACGTGGTGGACGCATTGAAAGGAAAGTTGTTGCAATCAACTTTGTCACCGAGGACGATGAAATGATGTTGGTTGACATACAGAAGTTTTATAATTTAGTGATTGAGGAACTCCCAGCCAATGTTGGTTATTTTCTTTAA
- the LOC141699929 gene encoding eukaryotic initiation factor 4A-1-like, which produces MGLHENILRGLYALGFEKPSEIQKRGIVPFCKGLDVIEQAQSSIGKTATFCAGVLQQLDYGVLQCQALVLAPTCELAQQIEMVMQALGDYVSVRVHACGQASIRKDQHVLSRRFHVVVGTPSRVFHLLQRRSLYSDYIKMLVLDEVDKMHSRDYREVYDTLRLLPQKIQVGVFSATIPPEALEITRKFMNKPVRILVKQDELILESIKQFYVNVHREEWKLETLCDLYETLAMATSQTVIFVNTKHKLDWLTEKMCSLGYTVSATDGGMDENTRDNIMQEFRSGSSRVLITTDLLARGIDVQQVSLVINYDLPTQPEDYLHRIGHSERFGRKGVAINFVTKDDERMLFDIHKFYNVVVEELPSNVADLL; this is translated from the exons ATGGGATTGCATGAAAATATTTTGAGAGGCTTATATGCTCTTG GTTTCGAGAAGCCATCTGAGATTCAGAAGCGCGGTATTGTTCCATTCTGCAAGGGGCTTGATGTTATTGAACAGGCACAATCTAGTATTGGAAAAACTGCAACATTTTGCGCTGGAGTTCTGCAGCAACTTGATTATGGTGTTTTGCAGTGTCAAGCACTGGTTCTTGCTCCTACGTGTGAGCTAGCACAACAGATTGAGATGGTTATGCAAGCTCTTGGTGACTATGTAAGCGTAAGGGTTCATGCTTGTGGGCAGGCCAGTATCCGTAAAGATCAACACGTTCTTTCAAGGCGTTTTCATGTTGTGGTTGGTACTCCAAGCCGTGTATTCCACCTGTTGCAAAGACGGTCTCTTTATTCCGATTATATTAAAATGCTTGTCCTGGATGAAGTGGATAAAATGCATTCAAGAGATTATAGAGAG GTTTACGATACCCTCCGGTTGCTACCACAAAAAATTCAAGTTGGAGTTTTCTCGGCCACTATACCCCCTGAGGCTCTAGAAATCACAAGGAAATTCATGAATAAGCCTGTGAGGATTCTTGTGAAGCAAGATGAGCTCATTCTTGAAAGTATCAAACAATTTTATGTGAATGTTCACAGGGAAGAGTGGAAGCTGGAAACACTTTGTGATCTTTATGAGACTTTGGCAATGGCAACTTCACAAACTGTCATTTTCGTCAATACCAAACACAAGCTTGATTGGCTAACTGAAAAAATGTGCAGCCTTGGTTACACAGTCTCTGCCACTGATGGAGGCATGGATGAGAATACAAGAGATAATATTATGCAGGAATTCCGCTCTGGTTCTTCTCGTGTGCTCATTACCACTGATCTCCTGGCTCGTGGTATAGATGTCCAACAAGTGTCACTTGTGATCAACTATGATCTACCCACTCAGCCAGAGGACTACCTTCATCGAATTGGACATAGTGAACGTTTTGGAAGGAAAGGTGTTGCAATTAACTTTGTGACCAAGGATGATGAGAGGATGTTGTTCGACATACACAAGTTCTATAATGTAGTGGTTGAGGAGCTGCCATCCAATGTTGCTGATCTTCTTTAG